Below is a genomic region from Zonotrichia leucophrys gambelii isolate GWCS_2022_RI chromosome 1A, RI_Zleu_2.0, whole genome shotgun sequence.
GTGATTTTAGTTACATTTACTTATTCTGttaacatttctgtgttttacaAAGTTTCCTTTAAACAAGATTTAAAAAGGACAGTTTCTCTTCTTACAACTTAGTagtaaaaaagacattttcaagTGGAATCTTGTAGATACCATAAGTCACACTTAGCTAGTTATCATATAATGAATAGGAACAAATTGTGCATTTCATGCAAAATGATTAAATGTAATCATATGCAATTAGATATTTACTCTTCTAACCAACACTTCATcagttgcttttttgttttgtttagacAACtattttttatcccaaaatAAATACTCTATAGCTTCAAAACATATTGTCAAGCAAAGATGATACATCTTGCAGTTAAAACTTTTCATTGCTCTTTAGAATTGAAATATAATAAACCAAATTATATTTGAACTATCCTTCAAAGTATTtacttctttaaaatatatattaatattttacaatttaGCTATTGCCAGTGTTCTTCATTTGCATTACTTATAGCCATAATACCTTTGTTgtaatctttaaaaaaagtagaGATAATATTTATAAAGTATTAGGTCAGATGTATacttgtgttcttttttttcatgtctctttTAATCTAAAAAGCTATGCCAACAATGACCACACTTAGCTGCTAAAGATATAGAGTTTTGGTGTAGGTTTTCTGCATCTCAGGATTGGTGTAAGCAAGATAGTAGAATACCCTCTTGCTAAGATAAGTGACACCTCCACTCAATGTTGGTCACTATCTTTATAGAGACATGGTCTAAATATGTGCAGTCAAACTTGTGCTCACAGTCTACAATGTGATATTTAATAGCAGTATCTCTAAATTGAAATTCCTGCACTATTtgacaatttcatttttttttttttatattttagaaaaaaatcttcgATCATATATTCTCTTTTTTGCTTAGAACTGACAgtatatttttatgtttctgtgGCTACAAAACGTGTAGTCTAAAAAAGGGGAGAAGAGTATTTTCTTATgttacaaaatatttataattcttAGTTTCATTAGAATCTAATGATTCGTAGATTGAGAATTATTTGAATGAGAGCTTGAGTCTCTACAAGAGCATCTTGTAACATTTGACTTACCTAAAGGATTCAGGAGAAAGCAAAATGGCACTGGAAACTCTTTGCATGTATTTAGAGGCATTGATGGAAAGAATGTGGATTCTTATTGATGTGTCTTCCTTCCTCCTGTCTGCCTGCCTGCATAAATGTGCAATAAGCTACATAATGTCTCCTTTCTCCTACAAATGACAAATACGACCTTGAGCTTGAATGGAGGAGCCAAAAAGAGCAAGAATGTTGTTGTTCAGTACATACTCTCTCCATGTGTAGATGGCTTAGTGTGGACTTGGCAGTTCTGTgttaacagttggactcaatgatcttaaatgtcttttccaaacttaattattctatgattttataattatttcctctgcttttatttaattcttcTACCAACTTTGATAAACCTTTGATAAAGGGATGAAATTTGAGGAATCATCTtcgttttttgttttcttcaaagcCTTTTTTTGTGACTTTGGGCAAACCATGTGGCCCTCTGTTTTCtagttctttaaaaataataatttttagtaCTTTTCTTAATTTATATTGATGTTGCTGTGGAATACCTTTGAAGTTACAAAGGATAGATGATGGAAAAAGACTGTTTTACAGAAACTAGGTTTTTTACAAAGGGTTGACAAATTTATATTAGTTACAtctctgaattattttcagGTTAAAATGTAGGTATTCATTCAGACACAACTTGTGGAAGACAATATAAAAGTTTTAAATCATAAAATGTGGTATATCACAGTCAGTAAAAGCACCAAAAGCAATGTTTAGAATATTTACATAACAAAACCAAGACCTAACTGGTGTTAAGTTTTAGCAATAACTATCAGATATTTTAATGCTGGTTTTAATGCATTATATGGGTCAAACCATCTCTAAAAAGATTATGTGGAAGTATGTTGTTTTGTCTAGAACAATCTTTTGCCAAACATAACTGAATACTTGATTTCTGAGTATAATACTGAGTAAGTACAATTTTGAGTGCAATCCAATGCAAACTAGTTAAGAGGAATGTGTAGAATTACTGCACAAAACTTTTGGGTCTGATCATGATCTTTACTGATTTAAAGGGTTGCCTATATCCAGTGGGAGTATCATCAGAAATACCATGCCACGTGCCCCAGAAAATGCCATTGCGAACGCCTTTGTACTTCTTGTGGTAGTACTTGCCGTTGAGATTGGCTGACAAGCAGGCATCAAACCACCAGCCAGAGCTGTAGTAGGCACCACAGTTTCCCGAGGGATACCTGTCATTGTCCCTGTCTGGGGTTGTGAAGAACTTTTGGTCGTGGTTGTAGTGCCGGCTGTAGTGGAGGGCGTCTCCGGCGGTGCCGCTGTAGCCGTGCACGCTCAGGCGGTACTTGAGGTACTCGTTGGCCACGTAGAAGTGCTCGTATTTGGCGTATTCTCTGATCCCATTGAAATCTTCCAGATCAATCCTCAGTTGCATTTCCTGGCTCCTTGTCAGGAGGTGAATTTTGTCATTGCCTAGCCAGAACTCCCTGCTGAGGTTTCCAAAGCCATGTTTGTAGTCACTCCAGGTTCTGTTGAAGTTAGTGCTGCCATCCTGACGCCGCTGCAGCACTGTCCAGCCGCCTCCTTGTGTTTGCATGTCACAGTAAACTTCAAAGCTCCCGTTTCTGGCATCAGGGCTAATCCTGTAGATTCCATTActccttctccctgctgtgtAATGGTCAGCACAGTCTCTCTGCATTATTTGTATAACTGGTGAAAGAACAAGTAGTGTTAGAATGAAcataatttcaatttaaaaatataacaaattTTTACCCAGACTGATATGGCATACAGAACTTGCATTGGAGAGGCTTTTACATCACAAATAGTGTTGCAACAATTTCAGTTCTagggaaaaatatcttttccatCAGATTTACTGTATAACAGATGTCATCTAGGATCTCTGCATCAGATAGCTgactaaaaaaacccagctaGACTAcattttttaagcaaaatgcCTAATATAAGGGCATTTTGattatttgctttcattttgtcCCTTTCTCTACTCTATCCTTTTATTATCTCATGTAAATTCAACCTGATTTCTTTAATTCATATTTCTAATACTTTGTATTTACACACTTGCTGCcttttgtatttaaatgtaTAGCTTCACAACCTGCCTAAAATTTCCAGCTGCATCTGGCAGTATGTCAGAGAAAGAGCTTTGTCCATATGGGAATGATGTTAACCTGGCTATTGTTAAGTAAACATAATTTGATAGAGAACATAACGTCATTAGGAAGGCTTTGTGTGTTAATGTTGACTGTACTTtaggaagcaggaaaaaagtaataaaatcgTTACATCTGTTGTAATTGTGAGTCCTAGAAAGGTGAAGGTGATGGTGCTTTCCTGTGTATGTGGCATTGCTGGCTTTACAGAAAAGAACAATGTCAGCATTCACTGCTAACGGTTCCTTTTCCCCACCAATGGGTGATGTGttttattcagaagaaaaataccccaggttttttccccagagtGAAAATCCATTTTTGATCCACAATGTCATCCATTAATTTAATTCTGTTCAAGAGCATGGTATTAGGATTCCGTGTTCTTAAGAGATACGGAGAGCTCTCAGAAGTTCTCAGTTAAGAGTCAAAACCATAGTGTTCATTCCTATTGCAGATTTGAATGTATGGGCATTTTCATGTTCAGATTCTGTTGTaattttttcctagaaaatttGAGCAAATTACTTCTTGAAAGGGAGAAGTGatctcaggctgcagcagggagcaagACTCAGGACCTCTTGTTTGCCAGAAAACTGGACATTTATGAAACCACAAAGTATAGGAGTCAAAGGCTTTAAAGCCTAATCTAAATCCATGATaaattctcatttatttcaCTGAACTTTGTGCAAAATCTTTGGTAGACTAAATTTCAGAGCAGTTATTAACAGAGAATATACATTTCAGATAAAATACTTCTATAATGCAATTCAACTCCtatttaaataaagttttaCTATTACTTTCAGTGGATGCAGGAATGGCTCCTGAATAGGAAAAAGTTGTAGCTGTTTTCCTTGCCAGCTTTCATAATGAATATATTGCTGCTGCAAATGTTTTTAGTGTCTTGTTGAAAAATATAAGGAATATCTACATAATCATGTGCCCTGAACACTATCCAGCAATTCAGTAAATGTGAGGAATATCAAAAAGTAATTTAGTCTGTTATTTTATCTGAGTACTGTATTTGAATGTGATTTATTATTCGTTATTAATGTAACAAAAATTACTCATTATTGTTGTGAATGCTTGGTATCTGAACATAATTTATTTGTAGCGATTTTTATCTGATTACTAATATAGTAAGAGCATTACCTTTATTATTGCTACTTATTTCCTCTTTTCAAAGAACACTTTCAAGAATTTCAGCTGTACATACACATCTATCCATTTCCAATATGTgtagatataattttttttaagcttggATGCTAAGCAAGACACTTAAAGATTGTAATGCAGCCTcctctttctctgttttgtctCTCGAGAGCTTTATCTTCTTATGTTTGATATCAAAGTGGTAGAATACACTGACAATCTATGGAGCATTTCTTGTTTTCAAGGATTCCTATATGTAATATAAAAACTTTATGACTTTAAGAAAACCCCTCAATCTTGACTTAATAAGAGCAAACATTAGAAAGAGAGCATTGGTTCTATTCCTTTGTTAGGATAATTAAatggcaaaagaaaaaggtggattttttcagtgctaacacctgttttctcttttatgctccttatatattaaattaatgcACAGAGTTTAGTGTTAAAGTGATGGTACATATGTTACCCAGTCGAGAAGTGCTGTTAGTAAGCTTTTTTTAGCTGAGCCTTACAGGTGTTTGCTgtgatgaaaagaaaattattatccATTAAAAATGATGCATTTTGCTAGATACACTTCATACCTGGCACCCCTTTTCAGAGTATCTGCAGTTTTGtagtgagaaaaaataaaaggcgGTTTTCTAAGCCACACCTAGAGAAAATTTAACCCTTTGCATCCAAGGAGAAAATGTGTTGGTCACTGATGTTTCATGTCTCTAATGAAGGGTAATATGGTGTAAAATAAGgttaatttttcatgtttatttgttaaattgcaaaaaaaatttgtCCTTTAAAATTTAATGTTTCCAGTCCCTAAATGAAGTCCAACTCTAGGAGGGACTGAacacctgcagctctcagtAACCCTCTAGTGGCTGCTGAAATGTTTTACAGGAGTATAAATACACACTTAAAGAGCAGGTACTTGTGAACTTAATAACACAGCCATTTgggtaaaatatattttaagttgTTTATCCAGCACTAGTGAAATGTGAAACACTGAAAGCTTATACAGCAGTAAGAATTAACAGATTACATACCAGGTTTTGCTTGCATTGCTGGGCACTTAGAAGAACATTTGTTATCCAGGTTATTCACAGCAAATGTCAAATTTGCAACTTTGCTGTCAACATAATGTTCCACATTGTTCATGTTTATGAGGCTCAGCTTCTCTAAACGACCCTGCAGTGTCTGAATCTGgctctttgcattttttaagcTGGTTGCCATTCTGTTAACTTTGCTTTGCAGTTCCTGTACTCTGTTATCTTGGCTTTCGctgttttctgcagtgttggGTAGCAGGAATTCATTACTTCTGTCTCTTTCCTGGTTGTCATCTGCTTGCAGCTTGCAATCTTGGCAGCATTTTTTCAGCTTGTTTACTGATTCTTTAAGGGTCTGTACTTCTTTGAGAGTCTTCTCAAGCAGTTTGAATTCTGTGGGTATCTGGATGGTCATCGGAGGCAAATTTATCTGATAAGGACAATCCTCTCCTTCATCACATTTCCGATTAGCTTTGAGCTTTATGGGA
It encodes:
- the FGL2 gene encoding fibroleukin, yielding MQAFPPISENSVGCLITHRLRAALIKLFHLCILPHSASLSVKMKLLIYIVLLKSTFLALTNVFAVILEEEENAKEAKLTETCPIKLKANRKCDEGEDCPYQINLPPMTIQIPTEFKLLEKTLKEVQTLKESVNKLKKCCQDCKLQADDNQERDRSNEFLLPNTAENSESQDNRVQELQSKVNRMATSLKNAKSQIQTLQGRLEKLSLINMNNVEHYVDSKVANLTFAVNNLDNKCSSKCPAMQAKPVIQIMQRDCADHYTAGRRSNGIYRISPDARNGSFEVYCDMQTQGGGWTVLQRRQDGSTNFNRTWSDYKHGFGNLSREFWLGNDKIHLLTRSQEMQLRIDLEDFNGIREYAKYEHFYVANEYLKYRLSVHGYSGTAGDALHYSRHYNHDQKFFTTPDRDNDRYPSGNCGAYYSSGWWFDACLSANLNGKYYHKKYKGVRNGIFWGTWHGISDDTPTGYRQPFKSVKIMIRPKSFVQ